Proteins encoded together in one Bacteroidia bacterium window:
- the dnaK gene encoding molecular chaperone DnaK produces MGKIIGIDLGTTNSCVSVMEGNEPVVIANSEGKRTTPSVVGFVENGERKVGDPAKRQAITNPTKTIFSIKRFMGETFDKVTLEVKRIPYQVVKGDNNTPRVVIDDRKYTPQEISAMVLQKMKKTAEDYLGQEVTEAVITVPAYFSDSQRQATKEAGEIAGLKVRRIINEPTAAALAYGLDKKSTDLKIAVFDLGGGTFDISILELGEGVFEVKSTNGDTHLGGDDFDHVLVDWLAEEFKKDEGLDLRKDPMALQRLKEAAEKAKIELSSTTSTEINLPYIMPVNGIPKHLVRTLTRANFEKLCDHLIQRTVEPCRKALSDAGLQTSDINEVILVGGSTRIPAIQQLVDKFFGKTPNKSVNPDEVVAVGAAIQGGVLTGEVKDVLLLDVTPLSLGIETMGSVFTRLIDANTTIPTRKSETFTTAADNQPTVEIHVLQGERPLAKDNKTIGRFNLDGLPPAPRGVPQIEVTFDIDANGILHVSAKDKGTGKEQRIRIEASSGLTDSEIKRMRDEAKANEESDKKEKERIDKLNAADSLIFQTEKQLKEFGDKIPADKKTPIEQALTKLKEAHKSQDISAIETASEELTKVWQTASEELYKNTQGPSQEGSQTPPSDSSSSNNGEKNKEVTDVDFEEVK; encoded by the coding sequence ATAGATTTAGGAACAACCAATTCATGTGTTTCTGTAATGGAGGGTAACGAACCTGTCGTAATTGCAAATAGCGAAGGTAAAAGAACAACCCCTTCAGTAGTAGGGTTTGTAGAAAACGGAGAACGCAAAGTTGGCGATCCTGCTAAAAGACAAGCGATTACAAATCCTACAAAAACTATTTTTTCGATTAAAAGGTTTATGGGAGAAACTTTTGATAAGGTTACCCTTGAAGTAAAGCGCATACCTTATCAAGTAGTTAAAGGAGACAATAACACTCCAAGAGTAGTTATTGATGATCGTAAATACACTCCTCAGGAAATCTCGGCAATGGTTCTTCAAAAGATGAAAAAAACTGCTGAAGATTATCTTGGTCAAGAAGTTACTGAGGCAGTAATTACTGTACCAGCATACTTTAGCGACTCACAACGCCAAGCGACAAAAGAGGCGGGAGAAATTGCCGGTTTAAAAGTAAGGCGTATAATCAACGAGCCCACAGCAGCAGCTTTAGCTTATGGACTTGACAAAAAGTCTACAGATCTTAAAATTGCTGTGTTTGATTTGGGTGGTGGTACATTCGATATTTCCATACTTGAATTGGGCGAAGGCGTTTTTGAAGTTAAATCAACCAATGGTGATACTCACCTTGGAGGCGATGATTTTGATCATGTTTTAGTTGATTGGCTAGCAGAAGAGTTTAAAAAGGATGAAGGTCTTGATTTGAGAAAAGATCCTATGGCCTTACAAAGATTAAAAGAAGCTGCAGAAAAAGCTAAAATTGAACTTTCAAGCACAACTTCTACTGAAATCAACCTTCCCTATATTATGCCTGTTAATGGCATTCCTAAGCACTTAGTGAGAACTTTAACACGCGCCAACTTCGAAAAACTATGCGATCACTTAATTCAACGAACAGTTGAACCATGTCGTAAAGCCCTTAGTGACGCTGGTTTACAAACATCAGACATTAATGAAGTTATTCTTGTCGGTGGATCCACAAGAATTCCTGCAATCCAACAACTAGTTGATAAATTTTTTGGGAAAACACCTAACAAGAGTGTAAATCCAGATGAAGTTGTTGCAGTTGGAGCAGCAATACAAGGTGGTGTATTAACGGGTGAGGTAAAAGATGTTCTTTTACTTGATGTAACTCCCCTATCACTTGGCATTGAAACCATGGGAAGTGTATTCACCCGCTTGATTGATGCAAACACAACAATTCCTACCCGAAAATCGGAAACATTTACAACAGCTGCAGACAATCAGCCTACAGTAGAAATTCATGTTTTACAAGGTGAAAGGCCATTAGCAAAAGATAATAAAACGATTGGTCGTTTCAACTTAGATGGATTACCTCCTGCACCACGTGGAGTTCCCCAAATTGAAGTAACCTTTGACATTGATGCTAATGGTATACTACATGTTTCGGCAAAAGATAAAGGAACAGGAAAAGAGCAGCGTATTAGAATTGAAGCATCATCAGGGCTTACCGATAGCGAAATAAAACGAATGAGGGATGAAGCCAAAGCAAATGAGGAATCAGATAAAAAGGAGAAAGAGAGAATTGATAAACTCAATGCCGCTGACAGCTTGATATTCCAAACTGAAAAACAACTGAAAGAATTCGGTGATAAAATACCCGCTGATAAAAAGACCCCAATTGAGCAGGCTTTAACAAAACTTAAAGAAGCCCATAAGAGTCAGGATATATCAGCTATTGAAACAGCCTCTGAAGAGTTAACCAAAGTTTGGCAAACTGCCTCAGAAGAACTTTACAAAAACACTCAGGGCCCTAGCCAAGAAGGTAGTCAAACACCACCTTCAGATTCATCATCTTCAAATAATGGAGAAAAGAATAAAGAGGTTACTGATGTTGATTTTGAAGAAGTTAAATAA
- a CDS encoding toxin-antitoxin system YwqK family antitoxin, translating to MNFIRLAILLFILSIASTSQSSNFFQNDTIFNQKDKNNLKQGFWKKVYPNKKIAYQGFFKDDKPRGTFKRYHEVGTIKAILLYSSDGTSSKAKLFYTNGSLAAEGLFFNNQKDSIWKYYTPAHRLVFEESFKKGLKDGFFKSYYENGSVYETISWKDGKIHGNLIQYYQDGSYKTYVKFISGVEQGAVKVYYFDGKIRVEGNYKDGLKNGIWKIYDPDGKLAGEIKYNNGYAENNDKLIEKESELLQQIISRAGTIPEPTIEDFLRQSGGY from the coding sequence ATGAACTTCATTAGACTAGCTATCCTTTTATTCATTCTTTCAATTGCTTCTACATCTCAATCCAGCAATTTCTTTCAGAATGATACAATATTTAATCAGAAAGATAAGAACAACCTCAAGCAAGGATTCTGGAAAAAAGTTTACCCAAACAAAAAAATTGCCTACCAAGGCTTTTTTAAGGATGATAAACCACGTGGTACTTTTAAGCGCTACCATGAAGTTGGTACAATTAAAGCTATACTACTATATAGCAGCGATGGTACATCATCAAAAGCCAAACTATTCTACACAAATGGAAGCCTTGCAGCAGAAGGGTTATTTTTCAATAATCAAAAAGATAGCATCTGGAAATACTATACTCCTGCTCACAGATTGGTTTTTGAAGAATCCTTTAAAAAAGGATTAAAAGATGGTTTTTTTAAAAGTTATTACGAAAATGGATCTGTGTATGAAACCATTAGTTGGAAAGATGGAAAAATACATGGTAATTTAATTCAATATTACCAAGATGGTTCATACAAAACCTATGTAAAATTCATTTCAGGGGTTGAGCAAGGTGCAGTAAAAGTATATTATTTCGATGGTAAAATTAGAGTTGAAGGGAATTATAAGGATGGCTTAAAAAATGGTATATGGAAAATTTACGATCCAGATGGAAAATTAGCAGGAGAAATTAAATATAACAATGGATATGCAGAGAATAATGATAAACTAATTGAAAAGGAAAGCGAATTGTTGCAGCAAATTATTTCAAGAGCAGGAACAATACCAGAGCCAACAATTGAAGATTTCTTAAGGCAGTCTGGAGGATATTAA
- a CDS encoding exodeoxyribonuclease VII large subunit: MISSNKTTLFELNQKVKDTLSKSFQTSYWVVAEVSEVKENNSGHCYLELVQKDELQDYPKAKARATIWAYTYRMLKPYFETTTGRSISSGIKILVLAEVVFHEVFGYSLNITDIEPNYTIGDIEQKRREAIEKLVAEGVFDMNKGLELQVPPKRVAVISSSSAAGLQDFINQLHTNNYGYKIEHTLFTAVMQGSSAEESIINALNKINEQYLNFDVVVIIRGGGSQADLACFDSYWLAAHVAQFPLPIITGIGHEKDISVVDLVAHTKLKTPTAVAEFILDKFIEAELVLHDLKDRLEFIIEENITTERLQFEKRLSSITPHIFQEISKGEINIERLYQKFSYLSNQFLSNKHTKTAKVAKSFELLLLMKTTKYHNNINQYKNSLGNYSLRYLANQNNFLEITQKTNTSLDPSNILNRGYSITVYNGKILKDSKQVKKGETIITKLNKGELNSTVI, from the coding sequence ATGATCTCCTCCAATAAAACAACCTTATTCGAGCTCAATCAGAAAGTAAAGGATACCTTATCCAAATCCTTTCAAACCAGCTATTGGGTTGTAGCAGAGGTAAGCGAGGTAAAGGAGAATAACTCGGGGCATTGTTACCTTGAACTAGTTCAAAAAGACGAACTTCAGGATTACCCTAAAGCCAAAGCACGCGCAACGATATGGGCTTATACCTATAGAATGCTTAAGCCCTATTTTGAAACAACAACAGGAAGGTCAATATCATCAGGCATTAAAATACTTGTTTTAGCAGAAGTCGTTTTTCATGAGGTTTTTGGGTATTCGCTGAATATAACAGATATTGAACCTAACTACACCATTGGAGATATCGAACAAAAACGTCGAGAGGCAATTGAAAAACTTGTTGCAGAAGGCGTTTTCGATATGAATAAAGGGCTTGAATTACAAGTACCTCCTAAAAGAGTTGCTGTTATTTCATCCTCATCAGCCGCTGGATTACAAGATTTCATAAACCAACTTCACACAAATAATTACGGATATAAAATCGAACACACCTTATTTACTGCTGTAATGCAAGGAAGTTCAGCTGAGGAGTCAATTATTAATGCTCTAAATAAGATAAATGAACAATACCTCAATTTTGATGTAGTAGTTATTATTAGAGGTGGGGGATCACAGGCCGATCTTGCTTGTTTTGATAGCTATTGGCTCGCTGCTCATGTTGCGCAATTCCCATTACCAATAATCACTGGTATTGGGCACGAAAAAGATATTTCGGTTGTTGATTTGGTTGCTCACACCAAACTCAAAACACCAACTGCAGTTGCTGAATTTATTCTTGATAAGTTCATTGAAGCAGAATTAGTTTTGCATGATTTAAAAGATAGGTTAGAATTTATTATTGAAGAAAATATAACTACGGAAAGGCTTCAATTCGAAAAAAGATTGTCATCAATAACACCTCATATATTTCAAGAAATATCAAAAGGAGAAATTAATATCGAACGTTTATATCAAAAATTCTCATACTTATCAAATCAATTTTTATCAAACAAACACACAAAAACAGCAAAAGTGGCTAAATCGTTTGAGTTATTATTGTTAATGAAAACAACTAAATACCATAACAACATTAATCAGTATAAAAATTCTTTAGGGAATTATTCATTACGATACCTAGCTAATCAAAATAATTTTCTAGAAATAACTCAAAAGACAAACACATCATTGGATCCATCCAATATCCTCAATCGGGGGTATTCAATTACCGTTTATAATGGAAAAATCCTTAAAGATTCAAAGCAGGTGAAAAAAGGGGAAACAATAATAACCAAGCTAAACAAAGGGGAGTTGAATAGCACCGTAATTTAA
- a CDS encoding tetratricopeptide repeat-containing sensor histidine kinase: protein MIKIKLYIFFILSSGLINISEAQQINSKNRIDSLLKLTKNATEEDKVIIYKQISDYYQGRSNDTVFYYANLSLESANRDKSDNSFYEAFKSLGNAYADKFDYAHALEYFLKSKEYCKKINSKSHIIDIQILIGKAYKNLKRFSEAIDSYKEAYDVAKEIGDFNNEGTLLFKIANVYYDINDLNKSLEYAIKSVNIFIINNIELEKAKVYNFIGYVHMVLKNNDLAEEYYEKAYNLYLKENDLAGLSMTLNNLGVMYSTNKNNQKAIEFYSKSLVYAKQQYDDDAISTAMNNIGMIYVEMGEIEKGLKYYFESQEYSIKLFDKTGYINTFNNIAAAYLEAGNLQKANEYVNKSLPFAKRLTDLTYVQECYQILSKIYSMKGMFNKAFEYKSLQLAYNDSLYTNQQTSSIIEMQTRFETVAKEKEIQLLKKDKEISALEVERHKSFQKYLIISSILLLLLATVIIFSQRVKRKSNLLLSLKNRELEQINKKLIESEQNLIELNATKDKFFSIIAHDLKNPFNALLGFSQLLERNYDTYTKTEIKEYINVIYESSQSLFKLLDNLLQWSRTQTGSITYNPEIFNLLPVVKQEITYLQFYADKKKIAIKVTVDSTISAFADKNIISTVIRNLINNAIKFTNSNGKVEIRAVETLNEIEVSIADTGVGIDADDLEKLFQLNSSISNKGTANEEGTGLGLLLCKEFIERNGGRIWANSNKGKGSTFYFTLPKETTIN from the coding sequence TTGATTAAAATTAAACTATATATTTTCTTCATTCTCAGTTCAGGCTTGATAAATATATCTGAAGCTCAACAGATTAATTCAAAAAACAGGATTGATAGCCTTTTAAAACTTACCAAGAACGCCACAGAAGAGGATAAAGTAATCATTTACAAGCAAATATCCGATTATTACCAGGGGAGGAGCAACGACACTGTTTTTTATTATGCCAATTTATCTCTTGAATCAGCGAATAGAGATAAGAGCGATAATAGCTTTTACGAAGCCTTCAAAAGTTTAGGAAACGCTTATGCAGATAAGTTTGACTATGCCCATGCACTTGAATACTTTTTAAAATCAAAAGAGTATTGTAAAAAGATTAATAGCAAATCCCATATAATTGATATCCAAATTCTAATTGGTAAAGCATATAAGAATCTTAAAAGATTTAGCGAAGCAATCGATTCTTATAAAGAAGCTTATGACGTTGCAAAAGAAATTGGAGATTTTAATAATGAAGGCACTCTTCTTTTCAAAATTGCAAATGTATACTATGATATAAATGATTTAAACAAATCTCTAGAATATGCCATAAAATCAGTTAATATATTTATTATAAATAACATAGAACTAGAAAAAGCAAAAGTTTACAACTTCATAGGCTATGTGCATATGGTTTTAAAGAATAATGATCTTGCTGAGGAATACTATGAAAAAGCGTATAACTTATACTTGAAGGAAAATGATTTAGCGGGGCTATCCATGACCCTTAATAATCTAGGAGTCATGTATAGTACAAATAAAAATAATCAAAAAGCTATCGAATTTTATTCCAAATCGCTTGTTTACGCAAAGCAGCAATACGATGATGATGCTATATCCACAGCAATGAACAATATTGGGATGATTTACGTTGAAATGGGAGAAATAGAAAAAGGACTTAAATATTATTTCGAATCGCAAGAATACAGCATTAAACTCTTTGACAAAACTGGATATATAAATACTTTCAACAATATTGCTGCTGCCTACTTAGAGGCAGGCAACTTACAAAAGGCTAATGAGTATGTGAACAAATCCCTTCCTTTTGCAAAAAGACTTACAGACCTAACATATGTTCAAGAATGCTACCAAATACTTTCCAAGATTTATTCTATGAAAGGGATGTTTAATAAAGCATTTGAATATAAAAGTTTACAACTAGCCTATAATGATAGCCTTTACACAAATCAGCAAACAAGTAGTATTATTGAAATGCAAACCCGATTTGAAACAGTCGCTAAAGAAAAAGAGATTCAACTATTAAAAAAGGATAAAGAAATTAGCGCTCTTGAAGTTGAACGCCACAAGAGTTTTCAGAAGTATCTAATAATTTCCTCCATTCTACTTTTGCTCCTTGCAACAGTTATAATTTTTAGCCAAAGAGTAAAACGAAAAAGCAACCTACTCCTTTCCCTCAAGAATAGAGAACTTGAACAAATCAACAAAAAATTAATAGAATCAGAGCAAAATCTGATAGAACTTAACGCCACAAAAGACAAATTTTTTTCAATTATTGCTCATGATCTAAAAAATCCTTTCAACGCACTCCTAGGATTCAGTCAGCTACTCGAACGAAATTATGATACTTACACAAAGACCGAGATTAAAGAATATATCAATGTAATTTACGAATCATCTCAAAGCCTTTTCAAATTACTAGATAATTTACTTCAATGGTCAAGAACTCAAACAGGTTCAATTACTTATAACCCAGAAATATTTAATTTGTTGCCAGTTGTCAAACAAGAGATTACCTACCTTCAATTTTATGCCGATAAGAAAAAAATCGCCATTAAAGTTACTGTCGATAGTACTATCTCTGCTTTCGCAGATAAAAATATTATATCAACAGTAATCAGAAACTTGATTAACAATGCCATTAAATTCACAAATTCAAATGGCAAAGTCGAAATTAGAGCTGTTGAAACTTTAAATGAAATTGAAGTATCAATTGCTGATACTGGTGTTGGAATCGATGCGGATGATTTGGAAAAACTCTTTCAGCTAAATAGCTCAATCTCAAATAAAGGAACAGCAAACGAAGAGGGAACTGGTCTAGGATTACTACTTTGTAAAGAATTCATTGAAAGAAATGGTGGAAGAATTTGGGCCAACAGCAATAAAGGTAAAGGAAGTACTTTCTACTTTACATTACCAAAAGAAACAACAATCAATTAG
- a CDS encoding tetratricopeptide repeat protein, with product MNFLKILILPFFISICFAGKVYPQSQVRVDSLLKQANLFTTEDPLKTQTISKEAILASKSIKNQSSLIDSYLAYAESCINITSFNDAKKYIDSALVLSKKKDLPKQRINCLILLSKIASETSEINQFLKVISEAKKLAKEKKITKDEVRIELLIGDFDKSAGDFDKSIISKKKALEIATKAKKKNLIADSWNSLGSTYWYFSHFQEALECYYKSYIIREDTKDTIGLIASLKNLGLVYRELSNFDKAVSQLNLALKLSDEIENNEETSEVLNLLGSLHFRFNRYNEAILYYKQSLDIKNKSGFIISSANTLENLARVYSQKSMFDEASESLEEALKIRERLQDQLAIASTLNEMGNLYNQRENIAEALRRYLMSLKIRQKIGKDQDIAKSLTNIGITYRKLGLTKNATVYLEQARRLISEGKNPSEAAYVLVNLGNLYIDQKQYDVALKIFQEALSMRKKTGDAASTAKAIRNIAQVQMQVGQIDRAKDNLTFSLSISQKINDGKAIADTYNDLGNLERQSGNFQVAIKYFENAIKIYDESANFDGKGLCLRKIGEIQIKQGTLDVAEKNIDKSITIGKEIGNMVLIEYGYLAKHEFYKATKNYKLALDYYSKHIKIRDSIDNARKNEKNLEAQLDLELDKKKEEIKSMEGEVQYLRQEALLKELELEKKRVSQYILIAFGILILSLASLTYLGYWQKKKHNKVLEEKIITIRETNDRLYQSEEALKLNVQTKDKLFSIIAHDLKSPFNALVGLTEILNQKASSLTPDEIKDYSLHINKSSNKVLTLIDNLLNWSRSQSGKIKLTPETINIKEVVDSCLEVVSLSAKGKNIAIKSRLNNTDVAFADKETITTVIRNLLSNAVKFTTKNGEVTIWANSKNEAIEIYVTDTGVGISRENQTKLFQVDKNISTKGTNQESGTGLGLIICKEFIEKNKGSIRVESELNVGTSFIITLPNHPIKS from the coding sequence ATGAATTTTCTGAAAATTCTTATATTACCCTTTTTCATTAGTATTTGTTTTGCAGGAAAGGTTTATCCGCAAAGCCAAGTAAGAGTTGACAGCCTCCTTAAACAGGCAAATTTATTTACTACTGAAGATCCTCTAAAAACACAAACAATTTCTAAGGAGGCAATTTTGGCCTCAAAATCTATTAAAAATCAATCATCACTAATTGATTCATACCTTGCATATGCTGAATCATGCATAAATATTACTTCATTTAACGATGCAAAAAAATATATTGACTCTGCGCTTGTACTATCAAAAAAGAAGGATCTTCCAAAACAGAGGATAAACTGCTTAATCTTATTAAGTAAGATAGCAAGTGAAACGAGTGAAATAAATCAATTTCTTAAGGTAATTTCTGAGGCTAAAAAGCTGGCAAAAGAAAAAAAAATAACTAAGGATGAGGTAAGAATTGAGTTGCTAATAGGCGATTTTGATAAATCGGCTGGCGATTTTGATAAATCAATTATTAGCAAAAAAAAAGCATTGGAAATTGCTACAAAGGCTAAAAAGAAAAATCTTATTGCAGATTCTTGGAATAGTCTAGGTAGTACTTATTGGTATTTTAGCCATTTTCAAGAAGCACTTGAATGCTACTATAAATCTTATATAATTAGAGAGGATACTAAAGACACTATCGGATTAATTGCATCGCTAAAAAACTTGGGTTTAGTTTATCGAGAGCTAAGTAATTTTGATAAAGCCGTTAGTCAGTTGAACTTAGCATTAAAATTGTCGGATGAGATTGAGAACAACGAAGAAACCTCAGAAGTTCTAAATCTTTTAGGTAGTCTCCATTTTCGATTTAACCGATACAATGAGGCTATCTTATATTACAAACAAAGTCTAGACATTAAGAACAAAAGTGGTTTTATCATTTCCTCTGCAAATACACTTGAAAACCTTGCAAGAGTCTATTCGCAAAAATCAATGTTTGATGAAGCCTCAGAATCGCTTGAGGAGGCTCTTAAAATAAGGGAAAGACTTCAGGATCAACTCGCAATTGCCTCAACACTCAATGAGATGGGGAATCTCTATAATCAAAGGGAAAATATTGCCGAAGCGCTTAGAAGGTACTTGATGTCACTTAAGATTAGGCAGAAAATCGGGAAAGATCAGGATATAGCTAAATCACTAACAAACATTGGTATAACCTATAGAAAATTAGGCTTAACCAAAAATGCAACCGTATATTTAGAGCAAGCAAGAAGATTAATTTCCGAAGGGAAGAACCCATCAGAAGCAGCATATGTTCTGGTCAACCTAGGAAATCTATATATCGACCAAAAGCAATATGATGTTGCTTTAAAGATTTTCCAAGAAGCCCTCTCAATGAGAAAAAAAACAGGAGATGCTGCAAGTACTGCCAAAGCAATTCGGAATATCGCACAGGTTCAGATGCAAGTTGGGCAAATAGATCGAGCAAAGGACAACCTTACCTTCTCGCTTAGCATCTCCCAAAAAATTAACGATGGTAAAGCCATTGCAGATACCTATAATGACCTAGGAAATCTTGAACGTCAATCTGGTAATTTCCAAGTAGCAATTAAATACTTCGAGAATGCAATTAAGATTTATGATGAATCTGCCAATTTTGATGGTAAAGGGCTATGCCTAAGAAAGATTGGAGAAATTCAAATTAAGCAGGGAACACTTGATGTTGCTGAAAAAAATATTGATAAATCAATTACCATTGGTAAAGAAATTGGCAACATGGTTTTGATCGAATATGGTTACTTGGCTAAGCATGAATTCTATAAAGCGACTAAGAACTATAAATTAGCACTAGATTACTATTCAAAGCATATCAAAATTCGTGATAGTATAGACAACGCCCGAAAGAATGAGAAGAATCTTGAAGCCCAACTCGATCTGGAACTCGACAAAAAGAAAGAAGAGATAAAATCGATGGAGGGAGAAGTTCAATACCTTAGACAAGAAGCACTTCTAAAAGAACTTGAACTCGAGAAAAAGAGGGTATCGCAATATATTCTTATAGCATTTGGTATTCTAATATTAAGTCTTGCAAGTTTAACCTACCTAGGGTATTGGCAAAAGAAAAAGCACAATAAAGTGCTTGAAGAAAAGATTATTACAATTCGCGAAACCAACGACAGGCTCTATCAATCAGAGGAAGCCTTAAAACTAAATGTTCAAACAAAAGATAAACTATTTTCGATTATCGCCCACGATTTGAAAAGCCCCTTTAATGCCCTTGTTGGTTTAACCGAAATACTAAATCAGAAAGCAAGTAGTTTAACCCCAGATGAAATAAAGGATTACAGCCTACATATCAATAAATCCTCGAACAAAGTTCTTACACTCATCGATAATTTACTTAACTGGTCAAGGAGTCAATCTGGCAAAATAAAGCTAACCCCTGAAACCATTAACATAAAGGAAGTTGTCGATTCATGCCTTGAAGTAGTATCATTATCTGCAAAAGGGAAAAATATTGCTATAAAATCGCGATTAAACAATACGGATGTAGCTTTTGCCGATAAGGAAACAATTACAACAGTAATAAGAAATCTCCTATCTAATGCAGTAAAATTTACCACAAAAAATGGGGAGGTAACAATCTGGGCTAATAGTAAAAATGAGGCGATTGAAATTTACGTTACCGATACAGGTGTTGGCATAAGTCGCGAAAATCAAACAAAACTATTTCAGGTAGATAAAAATATTTCAACAAAGGGAACTAATCAAGAATCCGGAACTGGCTTAGGATTAATTATTTGCAAAGAATTTATTGAAAAAAACAAAGGAAGTATAAGGGTTGAGAGTGAACTAAACGTTGGAACATCCTTTATTATTACATTACCAAATCACCCGATTAAAAGTTAA
- the xseB gene encoding exodeoxyribonuclease VII small subunit: MSKKQLTYSEAIAEIESIIGKIENQELDIDELSANVKRVAELLNFCKLKLKNTEEEVQKILKEFDDK; encoded by the coding sequence ATGTCGAAAAAACAACTTACTTATAGTGAGGCTATAGCTGAAATTGAGTCAATTATTGGTAAAATAGAGAATCAAGAACTTGACATCGATGAATTATCAGCCAACGTTAAGCGTGTAGCAGAACTTCTGAACTTCTGCAAATTAAAACTAAAAAATACAGAGGAAGAGGTTCAAAAAATTCTCAAAGAATTTGATGATAAATAA
- the gwsS gene encoding grasp-with-spasm system SPASM domain peptide maturase → MDIFKLFACCIPVKGFINYIICDLQRAEFINIPEVLYEILTVHKNKRILEIKSNYNKENHQFIDEYFEFLENNECGFWCDIDEIKNFPDLNLKFESPELINNAIVDIDKNSKHDYVKIFNELDELKCKFIEIRSFDVLRICDLCDILHDVKNKIFRNIDIIIKYYKNIENDINENKLFSEFTNIGVVSIHSSPKNKKSVNSNLVYSEKVIKTCNDCGEIDIDKFTLNIDTFTEAHHFNTCLNKKVSIDSNGNIKNCPAFNYSYGNVNNGGSIGEIVKMQEFSKYWSITKDQIHTCKDCEYRYICSDCRAFVDDIFDKPRKCNYNPYEGKWE, encoded by the coding sequence ATGGATATTTTTAAATTATTTGCTTGCTGCATACCTGTTAAAGGGTTTATAAATTATATAATTTGTGACCTACAACGAGCTGAATTCATTAATATTCCTGAAGTTTTATATGAAATACTAACTGTTCATAAAAACAAGAGAATTTTAGAGATTAAGAGTAATTACAACAAAGAAAACCATCAATTTATAGATGAGTACTTTGAATTTCTAGAAAATAACGAATGTGGATTTTGGTGCGATATAGATGAAATTAAAAATTTCCCAGATTTAAATCTAAAATTTGAAAGCCCTGAATTGATAAATAATGCAATAGTAGATATTGATAAGAACTCAAAGCATGATTATGTCAAAATATTCAATGAATTAGATGAATTAAAATGTAAGTTTATTGAGATACGATCATTTGATGTTTTACGTATTTGCGATTTATGTGATATTCTTCATGATGTTAAAAATAAGATATTTAGAAATATTGATATCATTATAAAGTATTATAAAAATATTGAGAATGATATAAACGAAAACAAATTATTTTCTGAATTTACAAACATTGGTGTAGTTTCAATTCATTCAAGTCCTAAGAATAAAAAATCAGTTAATAGTAATCTTGTTTATTCAGAGAAAGTAATCAAAACATGTAACGATTGTGGAGAAATAGATATTGATAAGTTTACTCTAAATATAGATACATTTACTGAAGCACATCATTTTAATACATGCTTAAATAAAAAGGTATCTATCGATTCCAATGGAAATATAAAGAACTGTCCAGCATTCAATTATAGTTATGGGAATGTAAATAATGGTGGTAGTATTGGGGAAATAGTAAAAATGCAAGAATTTTCTAAGTATTGGTCAATTACAAAAGATCAAATACATACATGTAAGGATTGTGAGTATAGATACATTTGTAGTGATTGCAGAGCATTTGTGGATGATATATTTGATAAGCCTAGAAAATGTAATTATAATCCTTACGAAGGCAAGTGGGAGTAA